In the Acidobacteriota bacterium genome, one interval contains:
- a CDS encoding FAD-dependent monooxygenase, which produces MALPTSADLRGRRMNDAYDLVVSGAGPAGSTLALLAARSGLRVALVERASFPRDKLCGEFVSAEGCAVLQRLGLLDGLRRAGARPIRHCYVGSAALRGIETTLPDWDRLGCAAYAVTRSRLDAALLEAAADAGVEVFDRTRTVAVIDNGTRIDAIRVRHERGRGERELHGLVVGADGRRSLIARGIDRGDRHLPTSDWYGLKAYYPTAPPPARHRVELHLFDGGYVGRVEVEDERSNVCMMVRRDSLRRHGGADPLLAHLGLVSGERLSRWHGLGPLTFGPRRAAGRGALLIGDAAGTVDPYSGEGISHALLAAEYCLPYVLAAIAEGTVTQAAERQFQKTWNRRFRRASWRIRLLGRVLESPIASRPMLRWLNGPARSWIPWVVRQTRTAAEER; this is translated from the coding sequence ATGGCCCTACCGACTTCTGCTGACCTGCGCGGGCGACGCATGAACGACGCATACGACCTGGTAGTTTCCGGTGCCGGACCTGCCGGGTCGACTCTGGCCCTCCTCGCGGCGCGCTCCGGTCTTAGGGTGGCCCTCGTCGAACGCGCATCGTTCCCCCGCGACAAACTCTGTGGCGAGTTCGTTTCGGCGGAAGGTTGCGCGGTCTTGCAACGACTCGGACTCCTCGATGGCCTTCGACGTGCGGGGGCGCGACCGATCCGACACTGCTACGTCGGCTCGGCGGCCCTGCGCGGGATCGAGACGACGCTACCCGATTGGGATCGGCTGGGTTGTGCCGCCTATGCGGTCACCCGTTCGCGATTGGACGCTGCGCTTCTAGAGGCGGCCGCCGACGCCGGCGTCGAAGTATTCGACCGTACACGTACGGTCGCCGTCATCGATAACGGCACGCGCATCGACGCGATCCGCGTCCGACATGAGCGTGGTCGTGGTGAACGAGAGCTCCACGGATTGGTCGTCGGAGCGGACGGGCGCCGTTCACTCATCGCCCGCGGCATCGATCGAGGCGACCGCCATCTACCTACGTCCGACTGGTATGGATTGAAGGCCTATTACCCGACCGCCCCACCTCCGGCTCGCCATCGGGTCGAGCTCCACCTCTTTGACGGCGGGTACGTGGGTCGCGTAGAGGTCGAGGACGAGCGAAGCAACGTCTGCATGATGGTGCGACGCGATTCTCTTCGTCGTCATGGGGGCGCCGACCCGCTGCTTGCACATCTGGGACTCGTTTCGGGAGAACGGCTTTCCCGCTGGCACGGGCTAGGGCCTCTTACGTTTGGCCCACGACGCGCTGCCGGGCGCGGTGCACTCTTGATCGGAGACGCAGCCGGAACCGTCGACCCGTACAGCGGTGAGGGAATCTCGCACGCTCTTCTGGCCGCGGAGTACTGTCTGCCCTATGTTCTGGCGGCGATCGCCGAGGGCACCGTCACCCAGGCCGCAGAGCGACAGTTCCAGAAGACCTGGAATCGCCGGTTTCGCCGCGCATCGTGGCGTATTCGTCTGTTGGGTCGGGTCCTGGAATCACCGATCGCCTCCAGACCGATGCTGCGCTGGCTGAACGGACCGGCTCGCTCGTGGATTCCGTGGGTGGTTCGCCAGACACGGACGGCGGCCGAGGAGCGATGA
- a CDS encoding methyltransferase domain-containing protein gives MDRFGHDAEQLEEVLDDIEQVNRWLGGLRTLQTAMQPILAAANGHRPLRILDVGTGSGDLPRAIVRWARECRTTVDIVAVDRDPTTATIAAKRSIDHSTIRVVCADANRLPFSAGSFDVVTASMFLHHFRHEQVVALLREFRRLASTAVIVNDLRRDRVAWGFIWLVAHLTGRGAMFRHDAPLSVLRGFTPAELEAAAIDADCASPELRRRWPYRLLLTCAGDA, from the coding sequence ATGGACCGCTTCGGCCACGACGCCGAGCAACTGGAGGAAGTGTTAGACGATATCGAGCAGGTCAATCGGTGGCTCGGCGGCTTGCGGACGCTTCAGACCGCGATGCAACCCATCCTCGCGGCAGCCAATGGCCACCGCCCACTCCGAATACTCGACGTCGGAACAGGATCGGGGGATCTCCCGCGGGCGATCGTTCGTTGGGCGAGGGAATGCCGGACCACCGTCGACATCGTTGCCGTCGATCGGGACCCGACAACGGCGACGATCGCCGCCAAACGTTCGATCGACCATTCGACGATCCGCGTCGTCTGTGCAGACGCGAATAGACTCCCATTTTCTGCGGGCTCGTTTGATGTAGTGACGGCGTCGATGTTTCTCCATCATTTCCGACATGAGCAGGTCGTCGCTCTCCTTCGCGAGTTTCGCAGGTTGGCGAGCACGGCGGTGATCGTCAACGACCTACGTCGCGATCGTGTCGCCTGGGGCTTCATCTGGCTCGTCGCACATCTCACCGGACGAGGCGCGATGTTCCGTCACGACGCGCCACTGTCGGTACTCCGAGGATTCACCCCTGCAGAGTTGGAGGCCGCGGCGATCGACGCCGACTGCGCGTCCCCGGAGCTGAGGCGACGATGGCCCTACCGACTTCTGCTGACCTGCGCGGGCGACGCATGA
- a CDS encoding beta-ketoacyl-[acyl-carrier-protein] synthase family protein, translated as MVTGMGAVSPNGVGRDAFWHATRSGISGVSQIEQFDVSDLPVGIAAQVREFDSESVMTRNELRHVSRTVPLGIAAAEEALRDSLHGELDLDLETRRRFAVVIGTGGAGLEFTERQFREFFVGNPKSISLYAIPSSTPGSLSSELSMRFDLRGPSHVISTGCTSSIDAIGRALDLIRYGRCDRALAGGTDSPIAPGILRGFCLMRILSTQHNDEPTRASRPFSADRDGFVLGEGAWMLALESLESAIQRDAPIYGELLGYGATCEAFHRVRLNESGEEPARAMTLAMLDAGIDAAAIDYIALHGTSTRLNDRVETVAVQRAFASNHERILCSSIKSMIGHPQGACGAASSVATLLAMRDGFAPPTINRDIADPECDLDVVPAEGRPARLDHCLVNCIGFGSKNAALVFRHPDRIEPEVDGP; from the coding sequence GTGGTAACAGGGATGGGTGCCGTCTCGCCGAACGGCGTCGGGCGAGACGCATTCTGGCACGCCACACGCAGCGGCATCAGCGGCGTCTCGCAGATCGAACAGTTCGATGTCAGCGATCTTCCCGTAGGGATTGCGGCTCAGGTGCGCGAGTTCGACTCCGAGTCGGTCATGACGCGCAACGAATTGCGACACGTGTCCCGGACAGTGCCCCTGGGAATCGCGGCGGCCGAAGAGGCTCTCCGCGACAGCCTCCACGGCGAACTGGATCTTGACCTCGAAACCCGGAGACGGTTCGCTGTCGTCATCGGGACGGGAGGTGCAGGACTCGAGTTCACCGAGCGGCAGTTTCGCGAGTTCTTCGTCGGCAACCCCAAGTCCATCAGCCTCTACGCAATCCCGTCATCAACTCCGGGTTCTCTCAGCAGCGAGTTGTCGATGCGATTTGACCTGCGGGGGCCGAGTCATGTGATTTCGACCGGCTGTACTTCCTCGATCGACGCGATAGGTCGTGCGCTGGACCTGATTCGCTACGGGCGATGCGATCGCGCCCTCGCCGGGGGCACCGACTCGCCCATCGCACCCGGAATCCTCAGAGGGTTCTGCCTGATGCGAATCCTCAGCACCCAACACAACGACGAACCGACCCGCGCCTCCCGCCCCTTCTCGGCGGATCGCGATGGTTTTGTGCTCGGAGAAGGCGCGTGGATGCTGGCACTCGAAAGTCTGGAGAGCGCGATTCAGCGCGACGCGCCGATCTACGGAGAGCTTCTCGGATACGGTGCTACCTGCGAAGCGTTTCATCGTGTCCGACTGAATGAATCGGGCGAGGAGCCGGCGCGAGCGATGACGCTCGCCATGCTCGATGCGGGCATCGATGCGGCGGCCATCGACTACATCGCCCTTCACGGCACATCGACCCGTCTCAACGACCGCGTCGAGACCGTGGCCGTGCAACGTGCGTTCGCGTCAAACCACGAACGAATACTCTGCTCCAGCATCAAGTCGATGATCGGGCATCCACAAGGGGCCTGCGGGGCCGCGTCCTCGGTCGCAACGTTGCTGGCGATGCGGGACGGTTTCGCCCCTCCAACGATTAACCGTGACATCGCCGACCCCGAATGCGACCTGGATGTCGTTCCCGCGGAAGGTCGGCCTGCTCGCCTCGACCACTGTCTGGTCAACTGCATCGGATTCGGCTCGAAGAATGCCGCCCTGGTCTTCCGTCATCCGGATCGGATCGAACCGGAAGTCGACGGACCGTGA
- a CDS encoding ferredoxin family protein → MPFIIAEPCIGTKDTACVDVCPVDCIHPTKDEETFESHDMLYIDPAECIDCGACEPACPVEAIFEEDALPDKWKDYTKKNADYYEDS, encoded by the coding sequence ATGCCGTTCATAATCGCCGAACCGTGTATCGGGACCAAGGACACCGCCTGTGTGGATGTCTGCCCGGTCGATTGCATTCACCCCACGAAGGATGAGGAGACGTTCGAGTCTCACGACATGCTCTACATCGACCCCGCCGAGTGTATCGATTGCGGTGCCTGTGAACCCGCGTGCCCGGTCGAGGCGATTTTCGAAGAGGATGCACTCCCCGACAAGTGGAAGGACTACACGAAGAAGAACGCCGATTACTACGAAGACTCCTAG
- the gpmA gene encoding 2,3-diphosphoglycerate-dependent phosphoglycerate mutase has protein sequence MHKLVLLRHGQSTWNLDNRFTGWTDVDLTDQGVAEAQSAATLLKAEGLGFDVAYTSVLKRAIRTLWLTLDGMDLMWLPVHRHWRLNERHYGALQGLNKKETAEKHGDDQVKIWRRSYATPPPQLELDDPRHPRHDPRYGDLAADDLPGGESLALTVERFLPIWHDTIAPAIEAGRRVLIVAHGNSLRALVKYLDQISEDEIVGLNIPTGVPLVYDLDASLRPLGHRYLGDPDEIRKAAEAVARQGRT, from the coding sequence ATGCACAAGTTGGTACTGCTTCGACACGGTCAAAGTACGTGGAATCTGGACAATCGTTTCACCGGGTGGACCGATGTCGATCTCACCGACCAGGGCGTCGCGGAGGCCCAATCGGCGGCGACGCTCCTGAAGGCGGAAGGCCTTGGGTTCGACGTGGCCTACACTTCGGTGCTTAAGCGCGCGATTCGCACGCTGTGGCTGACTCTGGACGGCATGGACCTCATGTGGCTTCCGGTTCACCGGCACTGGCGCCTGAACGAACGACACTACGGAGCGCTCCAGGGCCTGAACAAGAAAGAGACGGCCGAGAAACATGGCGACGACCAGGTCAAGATCTGGCGCCGTAGCTACGCAACACCCCCACCGCAGCTCGAACTCGACGACCCGCGACACCCGCGGCATGACCCGCGTTACGGCGACCTGGCAGCCGACGACCTTCCGGGGGGAGAGTCGCTGGCGCTGACCGTCGAGCGGTTTCTTCCGATCTGGCACGATACGATCGCCCCGGCGATCGAGGCCGGTCGTCGGGTGTTGATCGTCGCCCACGGCAATAGCCTTCGGGCGCTGGTCAAGTACCTCGATCAGATCAGTGAGGATGAGATTGTCGGCCTCAATATTCCGACGGGGGTTCCACTGGTCTATGACCTCGACGCCAGCCTCCGCCCGCTGGGGCACCGCTACCTGGGCGACCCCGATGAGATCCGCAAGGCGGCGGAGGCCGTGGCCCGACAGGGTCGAACCTGA
- a CDS encoding ribonuclease HII, with the protein MDHDARLERLLGPERALWADGYLRVAGVDEAGVGPLAGPVVVAAAIFPPGIGLSGVDDSKKLTPARREALEVRIKETAVAWSVVAVEPEEIDRINIYQATLTGMRRAVLGLSLDPDFVLVDARQIPRLETPQDAIIKGDAHCHAIAAASILAKSERDRRMFRYDEEFPGYGFARHKGYPTVAHRAAIRELGACEIHRRSFTLLPAPRLFEP; encoded by the coding sequence ATGGATCATGACGCACGCCTGGAGCGATTGCTGGGACCGGAGCGAGCCCTCTGGGCCGACGGTTATCTCCGGGTTGCCGGCGTCGACGAGGCCGGCGTCGGTCCCCTGGCCGGGCCGGTGGTGGTTGCCGCGGCGATCTTCCCGCCCGGTATCGGCCTCTCCGGAGTGGACGACTCGAAGAAGCTGACGCCCGCCAGGCGAGAGGCGCTCGAGGTTCGGATCAAGGAGACGGCGGTCGCCTGGTCGGTCGTCGCCGTCGAGCCCGAGGAAATCGATCGCATCAACATCTACCAGGCGACGTTGACGGGCATGCGGCGGGCCGTTCTGGGCCTGAGCCTCGACCCCGATTTCGTGCTCGTGGACGCACGGCAGATTCCTCGACTGGAGACCCCCCAGGACGCGATCATCAAGGGCGATGCCCACTGTCACGCCATCGCCGCGGCGTCGATCCTCGCCAAGTCCGAGCGTGATCGGCGGATGTTCCGCTATGACGAGGAATTCCCCGGCTACGGGTTCGCCCGCCACAAGGGGTACCCGACCGTCGCCCACCGAGCGGCGATCCGGGAGTTGGGTGCCTGCGAGATCCACCGTAGAAGCTTCACGCTCTTGCCCGCCCCGCGACTGTTCGAACCCTAG
- the sucC gene encoding ADP-forming succinate--CoA ligase subunit beta, which translates to MNIHEFQAKALLRDHGVAVPEGGVVRTPDEARQLAEKLGGTVVVKAQIHAGGRGKGLFQTDDGKPVQHPLADKVLGGVNVVGDADSATRVAESMLDNILVTKQSGPQGRRVRQLLIEQGVAIKKEYYLAVLLDRALKSAIFVASAEGGTEIEEVAERDPSAILKVAVDATAGYSPWIGRKIGFGLGLGKAQVSALSRLTAALYRAYEQTDASMIEINPLIETEDGEIMALDAKMNFDDNAMFRRRAIAELRDLDEEDPLEVEASKFGLNYIKLDGTVGCMVNGAGLAMATMDIIKHNGGSPANFLDVGGGATTEMVTNAFRILLGDPNVNSVLINIFGGIMRCDIVAEGVVAAAREIGINVPVVVRLEGTNVEKGKTILLESGLNFAVADGMQDAAAKVVAAAGRS; encoded by the coding sequence GTGAATATCCACGAATTTCAGGCGAAGGCGCTCTTGCGCGACCACGGTGTGGCGGTTCCGGAGGGCGGCGTCGTTCGCACTCCCGACGAGGCCCGTCAGTTGGCGGAGAAGTTAGGCGGTACGGTCGTCGTCAAGGCCCAGATCCATGCCGGCGGACGAGGCAAGGGTTTGTTTCAGACCGACGACGGGAAGCCGGTCCAGCACCCGCTTGCCGACAAGGTGCTGGGGGGTGTGAACGTCGTCGGCGATGCCGACTCCGCGACCCGGGTTGCCGAGTCGATGTTGGACAACATTCTGGTGACCAAGCAGAGTGGCCCGCAGGGGCGACGCGTCCGCCAATTGCTGATCGAGCAGGGCGTCGCGATCAAGAAAGAATACTATCTGGCGGTCCTTCTCGATCGCGCGTTGAAGTCGGCAATCTTCGTCGCTTCAGCCGAAGGCGGGACTGAAATCGAAGAGGTCGCCGAGCGCGACCCCTCGGCCATCCTCAAGGTCGCGGTGGATGCCACGGCCGGTTACTCACCGTGGATCGGGCGGAAGATCGGTTTCGGGTTGGGACTCGGAAAGGCCCAGGTCTCGGCGCTCAGTCGATTGACCGCGGCGCTTTACCGCGCCTACGAGCAGACCGACGCGTCGATGATCGAGATCAACCCGCTGATCGAGACCGAGGACGGCGAGATCATGGCGCTGGACGCCAAGATGAACTTTGACGACAACGCGATGTTTCGTCGTCGGGCCATCGCCGAGCTGCGAGACCTCGATGAAGAAGACCCGCTGGAAGTCGAGGCGTCGAAGTTCGGGCTGAACTACATCAAGCTTGACGGCACCGTCGGTTGCATGGTCAACGGCGCCGGACTTGCGATGGCAACCATGGACATCATCAAGCACAACGGCGGTTCGCCGGCGAACTTCCTCGACGTCGGTGGTGGAGCGACCACCGAGATGGTCACCAACGCGTTTCGGATCCTCCTTGGGGACCCCAACGTCAACTCGGTCCTGATCAACATCTTTGGCGGCATCATGCGTTGTGACATCGTCGCCGAGGGCGTCGTCGCTGCGGCAAGAGAGATCGGGATCAACGTCCCGGTAGTGGTTCGACTGGAAGGCACCAACGTCGAGAAGGGCAAGACGATCCTGTTGGAATCGGGGTTGAACTTCGCCGTGGCGGACGGGATGCAGGACGCCGCGGCCAAGGTCGTCGCGGCCGCGGGGAGGAGCTGA
- the sucD gene encoding succinate--CoA ligase subunit alpha: MAVLVDHSTRLLVQGITGREGTFHTGQAVEYGTRVVAGVTPGKGGTEADGIPVFNTVAEAVEKTDANASVIFVPPPFAADAIMEAAAAELPLVVCITEGIPAQDMVRVWNFLAGRSTRLIGPNCPGIITPEACKIGIMPGHIHKAGNVGVVSRSGTLTYEAVGQLTNLGIGQSTCVGIGGDPIVGTNFIDMLSLFEGDPATEAIIMIGEIGGTAEEEAADFIKANVTKPVVAFIAGQTAPPGRRMGHAGAIIAGGKGTAAEKMKALQAAGIHVVESPASMGQTVKQLMGK; this comes from the coding sequence ATGGCGGTTCTCGTCGATCATTCGACCCGACTGCTGGTGCAAGGAATCACCGGGCGGGAAGGGACATTTCACACGGGACAGGCCGTCGAATACGGAACCCGGGTTGTCGCCGGTGTCACGCCGGGCAAGGGTGGCACGGAAGCCGACGGTATTCCGGTGTTCAACACCGTGGCCGAGGCCGTCGAGAAGACCGACGCCAACGCCAGCGTGATCTTCGTTCCGCCGCCCTTCGCGGCCGACGCTATCATGGAGGCTGCGGCCGCCGAACTTCCCCTGGTCGTCTGTATCACCGAGGGGATTCCGGCGCAGGACATGGTTCGGGTCTGGAATTTCCTCGCCGGACGATCGACACGGTTGATCGGTCCAAACTGCCCCGGGATCATTACGCCGGAAGCCTGCAAGATCGGCATCATGCCCGGGCACATTCACAAGGCGGGGAACGTCGGCGTCGTCTCCCGATCCGGCACCCTGACCTACGAGGCCGTCGGCCAGCTCACCAACCTCGGGATCGGGCAATCGACCTGTGTCGGCATCGGCGGCGATCCGATTGTCGGAACCAACTTCATCGACATGTTGTCCTTGTTCGAAGGAGACCCGGCGACCGAGGCGATCATCATGATCGGCGAGATCGGTGGTACGGCAGAGGAAGAGGCCGCCGACTTCATCAAGGCGAACGTCACGAAACCGGTCGTCGCGTTCATCGCGGGGCAGACGGCGCCACCCGGGCGACGCATGGGCCACGCCGGAGCGATCATCGCCGGGGGCAAGGGTACGGCTGCAGAAAAAATGAAAGCGCTTCAGGCCGCCGGGATCCACGTGGTGGAGAGTCCGGCAAGCATGGGGCAAACCGTTAAGCAACTGATGGGGAAATAG
- the ndk gene encoding nucleoside-diphosphate kinase — MERTFAIVKPDGVENHNVGNVLARIEKEGFRIVGMRMIHLTRQAAEGFYAVHRERPFFNDLTTFMSSGPALVMVLERENAIRHWRETMGDTNPENADAGTLRKLYATNIERNTVHGSDAPETAAIEIDYFFRGVELV, encoded by the coding sequence ATGGAAAGAACATTCGCAATCGTCAAGCCCGATGGGGTCGAGAACCACAACGTTGGAAACGTCCTGGCCCGGATAGAGAAGGAAGGATTTCGCATCGTCGGGATGCGGATGATCCACCTGACGCGCCAGGCCGCCGAAGGATTCTACGCCGTTCATCGCGAGCGGCCGTTCTTCAATGACCTGACGACGTTCATGTCGTCGGGGCCTGCGCTGGTCATGGTGTTGGAGCGCGAGAACGCGATCCGTCACTGGCGGGAGACGATGGGGGATACCAACCCCGAGAACGCCGACGCGGGAACGCTCCGAAAGTTATACGCCACCAACATCGAGCGAAACACGGTCCACGGCTCTGATGCGCCGGAGACTGCCGCGATCGAGATTGACTACTTCTTCCGTGGCGTGGAACTGGTCTGA
- a CDS encoding ABC transporter transmembrane domain-containing protein has translation MRELRRLLGYLKPYMVRMVLAALLVSISGALMAAVVATLNPLVNEVFLGQTTADAVGQVGGEPDIIDRLKSMVGGLLPVEAFRAWTRANAFVQVPLMMVGIFFVRGILLYFGNYQTLRCGASVIRDLRVELTEKITHQSLDFFQDNPTGVISSRVVSDVQRLQRVATTVLADLLRVGGMVPFVFIGSMLADWRMSLLSFAGLPLLSVPMIRLGRRLRRAATGSQLSMADVMSRLQEAVTGVKVVQGFGMEDYEVGRMRDALQRMLRADLRAARAQALSPSIMELLGAILGAGLFYIAGRSIANNSLDGGSFTVVLASLGILFVSIRRLNRLYAEIQVARSAATRVFDMLDQTPTIRERADAKPLPAFHSEVCFRDVSFNYGDGPVLHDIDLTVAHGETIALVGRSGSGKSTLANLLPRFYDPQLGAVLVDGHDVRDLTLHSLRTMIGIVTQETLLFDDTVRNNIAYGSPEIGEDRVRQVARAAQAESFIDALPEGYDTLLGERGTRLSMGQRQRLTIARALLKDPPILILDEATSALDTESEAAVQVALERLMRGRTSLIIAHRLSTIRRADRIIVLDGGRIVEQGDHETLLQNAGTYKRLHDLQFREEPA, from the coding sequence ATGAGGGAACTCCGTCGACTTCTGGGCTACCTGAAACCGTACATGGTTCGGATGGTCCTTGCGGCACTTCTCGTGTCGATCTCCGGTGCCTTGATGGCGGCGGTAGTCGCCACGCTGAATCCGCTGGTCAATGAGGTGTTCCTGGGGCAGACCACTGCGGACGCCGTCGGTCAGGTCGGCGGAGAGCCCGACATCATCGACCGACTCAAGTCGATGGTCGGCGGTCTCCTACCCGTCGAGGCGTTCCGCGCGTGGACCCGCGCCAACGCGTTCGTCCAGGTTCCACTGATGATGGTCGGGATCTTCTTCGTCCGCGGCATCTTGCTGTACTTCGGCAACTATCAGACGCTGCGCTGCGGGGCCAGTGTCATCCGGGATCTGCGGGTCGAGCTGACGGAGAAGATCACTCACCAGTCGCTCGACTTCTTCCAGGACAACCCGACCGGCGTCATCTCTTCGCGAGTCGTCAGCGATGTGCAGCGACTCCAACGCGTCGCGACCACGGTCCTCGCGGATCTGCTCCGCGTCGGCGGGATGGTCCCATTTGTATTCATCGGGTCGATGCTTGCCGACTGGAGGATGTCGCTGCTCTCGTTCGCCGGCCTGCCGCTGTTGAGTGTTCCGATGATCCGGCTCGGTCGCCGTCTCCGACGAGCCGCCACCGGGTCGCAGCTGAGCATGGCGGATGTCATGAGCCGTTTGCAGGAGGCCGTGACCGGGGTGAAGGTCGTCCAGGGCTTCGGCATGGAGGACTACGAAGTCGGCCGCATGCGTGACGCGCTGCAGCGGATGCTACGCGCCGACCTTCGGGCAGCTCGGGCACAGGCGCTCTCGCCATCGATCATGGAGCTGCTGGGGGCGATACTGGGTGCGGGGCTGTTCTATATCGCCGGCCGGAGCATCGCCAACAATTCCCTGGACGGCGGTAGTTTCACCGTGGTCCTGGCGTCACTCGGAATCCTGTTTGTATCGATCCGGCGCCTCAATCGGCTCTACGCCGAGATCCAGGTCGCTCGATCGGCCGCGACCCGGGTCTTCGACATGCTGGACCAGACGCCCACGATTCGTGAGCGGGCGGACGCGAAACCGCTCCCTGCGTTTCATTCGGAGGTCTGCTTCCGGGACGTGTCATTTAACTACGGCGATGGGCCCGTGCTTCATGACATCGACCTGACCGTCGCCCATGGGGAGACCATCGCGCTCGTGGGTCGCTCGGGGTCCGGGAAATCGACGCTGGCCAACCTACTGCCGCGTTTCTACGATCCGCAATTGGGCGCCGTCCTCGTCGACGGGCACGACGTTCGTGACCTGACGTTGCATTCGCTTCGTACGATGATCGGGATCGTGACCCAGGAGACGCTGCTCTTCGACGACACGGTTCGCAACAACATCGCCTACGGATCTCCGGAAATCGGCGAGGATCGTGTGCGGCAAGTCGCGCGGGCCGCGCAGGCGGAGTCTTTCATCGACGCCCTTCCGGAAGGCTACGACACCCTGTTGGGCGAGCGGGGGACGCGCCTGTCGATGGGGCAGCGACAGCGACTGACCATCGCCCGGGCATTGCTGAAGGACCCACCGATCCTGATCCTCGATGAGGCGACGTCGGCCCTGGATACCGAATCCGAAGCGGCGGTGCAGGTAGCCCTCGAGCGACTCATGCGTGGTCGCACAAGCCTCATCATCGCGCATCGTCTTTCGACGATTCGTCGAGCCGATCGCATCATTGTCCTGGACGGCGGGCGAATCGTGGAGCAGGGCGATCACGAGACGCTCCTGCAGAACGCGGGCACCTACAAGCGACTTCACGATCTCCAGTTTCGCGAGGAGCCGGCGTGA